Within Cellulophaga sp. L1A9, the genomic segment CTTTGCAAGCTTCAAAAATGGTTTGGATTTTTTTCATTTCGGGAATGTTGAAGAAATCAAATCCAAGAAAGTCTTGCTTCATCTGTACAACCGTCTCTGCCTTATTGCCTGTTGCTCCATCAGTAAAACCGCAATGAGGAAGATTAGATCCTATTAATATAAGGTCACCATCATTATAATAGGATACATGGCTTCCAATTTGTCGTTTTCCAGAGCCGCCATTAATATAGACTAATTCTAATTCTGGGTGGTAATGCCATACCGTATTCATATTAGGTTTGTCCTCATCAAACTTTTGATAGGTAAAGGAATGTCCAAAATCTGGAGCAATGACTTCAAATGTAGGTTTTTGTAGTATCATGCTTTTAAGTTTTTATACAATTAGAAATATGCTTCATTTTACTTATATAGTGCAAAGTTACCTATAATGTATGTTATATTAACGTTAAGGTCATGTTAGAATTGTATTGATGTTAAAATAGCATAGAAATTGGAGAAATGTGCATCATTTTAATGTGAATATCGGTCATACATTTGTCATGTAAATAATTGAGAAATCCTCCAAATACAAATAGTTATGAAAAAAGTTCTAAAATTTACCGCAATGGCAGCTTTAGTGTTAAGCACTTTTACAGCTTCGGCCAATGAACTGAAATTAAATGTTGCAACCGATAAGGATGCTAAAAGTTTAATTTTTGAATTAGACATTGTTTCTAAAGACACAAAAATTCAATTTATAGATAGTAAGAATAATGTTATCTATTCTAATAGTAACTTAAAAAGTAGTTCACTTCGTAAAAAATTCGATTTAAGTAAATTAGAAAAAGGTATCTATTCATTTAGAGTAGATGATGCTACGCAAGTAACTACCTATGCTATAATGATTGATGGTGATTCTATCAGTATCCTTAATAAGGATGAAGTAATTAAGCCTGTATTTAGAATGAAAGATAATATGGTTTACATTAACTTTTTAAACGTAGAGAAGAAAGATGTTGAGATTAAAGTATACGATTCTAACGAAAGAGTTTTATTCACTCAAAAAATATCTGATACTTTAATTGTTGAAAAAGCAGTAAACTTTCAATCGGCTCACAAAGGTGATTATACTATTGCAGTGAAAAATGCTAATGGAGTTTATACAGAAAACATAAGTATATAATATTTAAGATTTGGTTTTAAGTTAAGTTGAGTTAATTTTTTTAAACCTAAAAGGGGAGCGAAAGCTCCCCTTTTTATTTTTACAATTTTTTGTAATTCTTTATTTAGAATTTGAAATCCACGTATTAATCTTTTTTTCTAATAAAGCTAAGGGAACACAACCGGTTTCTAAAACTTGGTTGTGAAATGCTTTAATATCAAATTTATCGCCTAATTCTTTTTCTGCTTTAGCACGCAACTCCATAATTTTAAGTTGTCCTATTTTGTAGGATAAGGCTTGCCCAGGATTGGCCATATAGCGTTCAATTTCAGAAGTGATACCTGCTTCAGATTCTGCCTCGTTGTCTAAAGAGTATTGGATTGCTTCTTCTCTGGTCCATCCTTTAGAATGTAAACCTGTATCAACAACTAAACGTATTGCTCTGTGCATTTCAGCTCCTAGCATTCCAAAATATTGGTACGGATCTGTGTATAGTCCTAGTTCTTTACCTAAAGACTCGGTATATAATGCCCAACCTTCTCCATAAGCACTATACCATAATGTTTTTCTGAACTTAGGTAAATCTTCATTTTCTTGTGTCAATGAAATTTGAAAGTGATGCCCAGGAATGGCTTCATGTAAAAACAAGTCTTCGTCAGAATACATATTGTATTTAGTAACGTCTGGTATTGGGGTGTAAAAAATACCTGGTCGCGTGCCATCAATAGATCCAGGATTGTATTCTGCGCTTGCAGAAGCTTCTCTAAACGCTTCTGTTCTTCTGACCTCGAAAGGTGTTTTGGGTTGTTTTCCAAAAAGTTTATCCACTTGAGGTTTCATTCTCTCATGAATTTTATTGAAGTTTTCAATAACTTGCTCTGGAGATGTAAAAGGCATTAATTCCTTTTTATTACGTACAAAGTCAAAGAAGGCTTTTAAATCACCTTCAAAACCAACATCCTTCTTAATTTTCTCCATTTCAGAAGAAATACGTGCTACTTCACTTAATCCTAATTGATGAATTTCATCAGCAGTCATATCTGTTGTTGTATATAACTTTATGGAATAGTCGTAATATTCTTTCCCATTAGGAATGCCTTCAATACCACTGGTGGTTCTAGCGGCATCCATGTATTCTGAATTCATGTAGTCGTACAAATTTTGGTATGCAGGGATAATTTTTTCAGAAATCATAGCAGAATAAGCCTCTGTTAAACGGTCGGTGTCTACATCTGAAAAGCTTTCCGGAATACTTTTTATAGGAGAGAAGAACAAATGTTTGTCCAAATCACTTTCTGTCATATCTTTTAGCTGTGGTGTAACTTTAGTTACTAACGCTTTTGGCAGTACATGACCTGTTTTTATACCTTCTTCCATTCTTGTTTTAGCACTAGCCAACCATGTTGTGTAGGCGTCTAACCTTTTTAACCAATTGTCATAATCGGCAACCGTTTTAAAGGGCTGCGAGCTTGCGCCACTGGCTAATTGTCCCATCATTAATTGCATGGTCCACATTTGGTTTATAGGAAGTAGTTCTTCTCTAAAACCTAAACGTTCTAAATTACGGTCGCATTCCCAAAGTAAAATTTCTTTACTCATTTGTTGGCTAGGCGTAAGCGATTCTTCCTTTATTTCGGCTAGCTTTTGCTTGTAGTTAGAGTAAAATTTGTTTTCAGAGGCTATAAATTCATCACTTAAAAAATTGGGTAAAATATCATTGTAACGGGCATCTCCTTGTGAGGTAGCATTTAAAGGATATAGTTTTAGGCTCTCTTCAAAATAGTCTTCAAGTACAGTGTCAAATTCGGTGTTGTGCATGGCGACAGCAGGTTCTTTTTTAGCCTCTTCTTTACATGAGTATAGGCCGAATAGGCACAAACTAATTATTAGAATTTTTTTCATAATATTATTGTGTTTTTAGTGAGTTTCGTAATCTTTCTTTTTTGTATTCTGGTAAAGCATCATTGCTCAAAATTAACTGGACCACTTCAGGGTCTTTGTTTTTTGAGAACAAAAATTGATAGTATTGATTAATGGTTAAGCTATTTTCAGATTGGGAGATGAGTACCATTTCGTCACCTGCGGTAACCGCTCCAGGTTCTAAAATTTTTATGTAGGTGCCAGGGTAATTGTGTTGTACAAATTGTTTGATGATTTTAGAATCATTAAATCGTATCCCTAATTTGTAGCATGGCTCTCTGGGCTGTGTAATTTGGACTAGTGCAGTACCAATTTTGTAGGTGTCACCAATTCTTAATTCAGACTCATTGAGACCTTCAATAGTTAAGTTTTCGCCGAACATTCCCCAATCCCATGTTAAATCTGGATACAGGTTTTTCCAATACGGATATTGATCTGCGGAGTACAGGTAACAAGCTTTGTTGGTACCACCATGGTGTTTTCTATCTATTACCGTGTCCTTGGCAACATCTTCTTTCAAAAGCTGTATAGCCTCTGAAGTTGGGTATTTGTAGATTCCTGTTTGTTCTTCTTTACCATTCCATTGAATAGTAGTAGACTTTCCTAAGTTGGTTGAAATTACCTTCATGTTATAAAGATAGAAAACCATCATAGATTAGTATGATGGTTTTTTAAATTAAGATATTTTTTTTGAGCGCCTAGTTTGATAGTTTTTTACTAACGAAGAAACCTACTAAAAGACTAATACCCGCCATTAAAAATATAGTGCCAGGATAAGCAACTTCGGAAAGCACTCCAATAGTAGCAACCAAAACGGAGGCTATAAATATTGCCAAGCCTATACCAATTAATAATAAGGCAAAATTTAAGATAAATATTTTCCATACAGGAGAAGCATTTTCACTTCTACCTTTGTTAAAAATACTGGCATCTGTTCCTTTTTCAATAAGAGCCATACGTTCTCTGTTACGCGTTGAATAATAGAGGTAAGTAATTCCGAAAACTACTAAGAAAAAACTAACTGGGATTAAAATTGCTACTGCCATGCTGATTGTTTTTTAATTGATTAATTTAATACGTTCAAGTATATGACGAATAATTATTCCTCGCGGTTACATAAATTATTTTTTTTATGAATTATGTAACCCTGATTGTTTTTTATTCGTCTAATCAATTAAATGAACAAGCGCCACGACCAACATTACATAGATGAAACATTAAGAGGTGATGCTCAAGCTTTTTCTGTATTGATTAATACCTATAAACATATGGTCTTTACCGTAGCATTAAAAATAACTAATAATAGAGAAAATGCAGAGGAGGTTGCTCAAGATACTTTTGTGAAGGCATACCATTCTTTAGCTACCTTTAAAGGAGCATCAAAATTTTCTACGTGGATTTATAAGATAACGTACTACGGCGCATTAGATTATTTGAAGAAAAATAATAGGAGAATTAAAACAAGTACAATCGAATCGGACCACGATATTAATCTATCAGAGCTTACAAACGTATTGGATGAGCTTGAGTTGAAAGACCGACAAAATTGTATTAAAGAATCTCTGGATCAATTGGGAGCAGAAGAGTCAGTATTGGTTACCTTACATTATTTTGAAGAATTATCATTACAAGAAATCTCTGATATTATTAATATACCAGCAAATACCATTAAGGTTCGCCTATATAGAATTAGAAAAAAATTAGCAGGTATTCTAGAAAAAAAATTAACCCCAGAAGCGATTAAAAGTTATGGAAGAAAATAATAATAGAAACGATTTTGATGCCTTTTTGCGTAAAGCAATAAAAGAAGTAGGTGTAGAAGAGCCAAGTAAAGATTTTAACCAATCTATTCTCTCAAGGCTACCTTTGGTTCAAGAAAGATCAATAAGTAGTCAACCACCATTAATTTCTAATTTTGTGTGGTTCCTAATTTCTTTTGGAGTTTTTGCTTTAATAGGCTTTGCTTTACTATATGATGAAGAAACTAAAGTAAATGGTGCTGATTTTAAATTTCTAAATAATTTAAGAGTTCCAAATTTTCTAGATTTTAATATAAATTTTGTTTCCTCAGACGTAGCATTCTATGGAATCATCAGTGTCTTAGTCTTTTTTTATATTCAAATTTTTGTACTAAAAAAATACTTTTCAATGCATGATTATGCTCTTAATCAGTATATTAAATAGTAATACGCCCAATACATTAATCCGAATTGTAACGGGATTCTCAGGATCAGGATCCATTTTGGGATTCCTGCACTTTGCTTTTCTCCCGAAAGCATATAGAAGTGAACCAATAAGAAAACAGTGAGCATGGCTATAATTCCGTAAATGGATAAATTCTTTGTAGCAGGGAAACAGAGGCCTATGCCTAGTGCTATTTCCGCTATACCACTTAAAGATACTAGCAGCTTGTGATTAGGTAGGTATCTGGGCATAATGCGCAGATAGGTTTTTGGTTTTATAAAATGCATAACACCCGCAAACACATAGATCGCGGCCAATAGGTATAAGTGAAACGGGTAATTCATAGTTAGTCTTTAAAGTGCCAAAACGGAATAGTGACTAAGGTGTCATTTTCTACTTGAGTACTATCTTCGGCCGGCGCTAAGATACGCAGGATATGCTTGCCTTCATTTAAATCTCTTATGTTGAGGTAGGTTTCAAAACCTAGTCTTTTGTGTTTGTCTGTAGTAATGATGTAATCGGAGGAAAATCTTAAGGAATCTATTTGAATATAATATAATTCTTTGAATGTGCTTAAATAATCAAGTTCGTTAAGATGGTTTTTTGTTTGAATTTTGATATTACTAAAACTAATTCCTCTTTGATCAAATTTAGGTTTTAATGCTTCGTTTTTTTTAAATATTTGATCTTCAATATTCTTTTTAAATAAAATAAAAACCTTTAAATAATTTTCCTTAATTATTTTAGAAGGTATGGAGGCCGTTTTTATAAAATCTTTATTGTCTAGCATTAAATCTTCATAATTGTAACTGCTAGCATAGTTTTCCAATGAAGTTGGCTTATTTGCTAAATAGTTTGAATGTTTAAAATCTATATTAAATAAAAAGGAAGTAATGATATATAGTGGTAATAATAAAAAGACAATGCGTTTACCAAATTTATTATCTAAGAAATTATAAATTATTGGTCTGTATAAAAAGGATAGCGTCAAATAACTAAATAGCCAGTAAATAGGGAAGTAGATTTTAGCAATCCATTTATTTTTTTTTAAAATTCCTTGCCCAATAAAATCAATAAAAACGATAATTGATAATAAAATAAATATAGTTAAACCTACACTAAAACCCATCTCAACCCACATGATTCCTGACAAGTATGGGTTTTCAAATATTAAATAAGCTACTGCTGCTAGGATTAATATAAAGATGAATAAGGATAGCGTGTAGAAAATGGATAAAAAAGAAATAGCAAATAATACACTACAATACTTTTCTAATTGCCCAATATATTTATCAAAAGAGCCAACATTTTTTTTTAGATAAGTGGTAAATTGTTTTGAGTATTTTAAGGCGTTATAATCGATATCTCCAGAAACATAGCGCAAACCAACAGCGCCAATCCATAAGCCTCTTAAAATAACATGTAATATTAAATTGAATATTAAGATACCCCATATTATAGTCACTGCTTCCCACATAGTGTGGAAAAAGTCAAGATTCATTTCTTTTGCTGTTAACGAAGCAACTTTTAAAGGCTCATAAGCCAATATCAAAGCATAAATGGCAAAACCTGAAATAATTAATTCTAATTGCCAACTTTCTTGCTGCAATTTGTCTAACCATCTTTTAAAGGAAGGGCTGCGATAATCGTTATTCATTGGTGTGGTTGTTTGCTGAAAGATACTAACTTTTCTAAAAATAAAAAGCCGCTTCAAATAAATGAAGCGGCTTTTATCATGTTTCTATAATCAACCAATAACGGTTCGGTAATTATTATTTCACCATCTCGTAACTACGCTTGATAAAGTTTGTAAGTTCTTCACCTTTTAATAGTCCTTTTGATAAACGCGCTAGATCTAAAGATTGATTAATTAATCGTTCTTTTTTCTTAGCTGTTTTTGTAGTTAAAATTTCAGATACCAGCTCGCTGTTTGTGTTCACTGTAAGGTTATACATTTCTGGCATATTCCCCATTCCGAACATTCCGCCACCACCGGTTTGTTGCATCTCTTTCATACGACGCATAAACTCAGGCTCCGTAATGATAAAAGGAGAAGCAGCACTATCCATAGCTTCTAACTGAATCGTATATGATTTATTCGCTATTGTTTCTTCTAAAACCTTTTTAAGGGTCTCTTTTTCTTCATCAGAAAGTTTAGAAATTTGCGCTTCATCTTTCTTGATCAAGTTTTCAATATGATCAGAATCTACACGTGTAAAAGAAATATTTTCTTTAGAAGTTTCTAGTTTTTGCATCAAGTGCGAAATAATAGGAGAATCTAAAAGTAACACCTCGTATCCTTTGTCTTTTGCAGTTTGAATATAACTGTGTTGTGCTTCTTTATCTGATGCGTAAAGAATAACTAACTTACCATCTTTATCTGTTTGGTTTGCTTTTATTTTCTCTTGCAATTCATCAAACGTAAAGAACTTACCATCTACCGTTGGGTAAAGTGCAAATTTATCTGCTTTTTCAAAGAATTTATCTTCAGAAAGCATACCGTATTCAATGACTATTTTAATGTCATTCCATTTTGCTTCAAAATCTTCTCTGTTATCTTTAAATAAAGAAGAAAGTTTATCAGCTACTTTTCTTGTGATATAAGATGATATTTTCTTTACAGCACCATCAGATTGTAAGTAAGAACGAGAAACATTTAAAGGAATGTCTGGAGAGTCTACAACACCACGAAGCATCATTAAAAACTCAGGCACAATACCTTCAACATTATCTGTTACATACACCTGATTCTGATATAACTGAATTTTATCTTTCTGACTATTTAAGTCATTCGTTAACCTAGGGAAGTATAAAATACCAGTTAAATGAAAAGGATAATCCACATTTAAGTGAATATGAAATAAAGGCTCCTCAAATTGCATTGGATACAATTCTCTATAGAACTCTTGGTAATCTTTAGTCTCTAAATCTGCTGGTTGTTTTGTCCAAGCAGGAGTAGGATTGTTTATGATATTATCTACCTCTTCTGTAGGAGCTTCATCTTCTTCTTTAGCACCTTCTGGTTTTGGTAATGTTTCAGTTCTAGTTCCAAATTTTATTGGAACTGGCATAAACTTGTTATACTTAGATAAAAGCTCGCTAATTCTATTGTCTTCTAAAAACTCAGTAGAATCATCAGCTACATGAAGTACAATTTCAGTACCTCTATCTGTTTTGTCAGAAGGTTCTAAATCAAAATTAGGAGAACCATCACAAGACCAATGAACTGCTGGCTCATCTTTAAAACTCTTAGTGATAATTTCTACTTTACTAGCTACCATAAAGGCAGAGTAAAATCCTAAACCAAAGTGACCTATAATTCCAGAATCTTTTGCACTGTCTTTATACTTGTCTAAGAATTCTTCTGCACCAGAAAAAGCTACTTCATTAATGTACTTTTTTACTTCGTCCTCGGTCATTCCCAAACCTTGATCGATAATATGGATTTTCTTTCCTTCTTTATCAACTTTTACCTCGATAATTGGATTACCATATTCTACAGATGCTTCCCCAATAGAAGTCAAATGCTTTAATTTTAAAGTTGCATCTGTCGCATTAGAAATCAACTCTCTTAAAAATATTTCGTGATCGCTGTAAAGAAATTTCTTTATTAAAGGAAATATATTATCAACGGACACATTAATCTTACCTGTCGCCATATGTAAATTAAAATTTATAATTATTAATATGATTCTTAACAGTCAAAAAAAATACCAATCTGACAGAAAATGACAAACTGGCACTTTTTTTATTTTTTTCAGTAAAATTGTTAGTTCCTGTCTACTTATTCGACTAAATAAGTGTGGTGATTTGCATCTTTTTAAAGTCATCTAAAAGATTAACAAAAATTTTGTTTAATTAATTTTTAAAATAGTTAAACATTTTTGTATCTTTGAAGTGTAATCGAGGAAGATTAATTGCTATGAAAAAGAATTTAGTTTTTTAATCGATTACCATTATTGGTTAGGTTGTTTAAAAACGTATTTCCGTCTTCTAGGAGATACGTTTTTTTGTACCAATAGTAAATTGCTTTGTCACTCTTAAACTATAAACGTCATGGCTAAAAAATCAGAAACAAAAAAAATTACAGAAGATCAAATAATAGGAATGTACATGGACTATGTCTTAGAACATGAAACTGTACCTAAATCTATTTATAAGTTTTGTAAGTCAAATGCTATCAAAGAAGAAGAGTTTTATAACTTCTTTGGTTCAGTAGAAGGGCTACAAGCGGCCATATGGGAAAAGTTTTACACCAATACTGTGGGCGTTATGGCTAAAAACGAGGATTACGAGTCATTTTCTAATCAAGATAAAATGCTCACTTTCTTTTTCTCTATGTTTGAATTACTTACCATGAATAGGAGTTATGTTCTTTTTGCATTAAGAGAACATGATAGCATGTTAAAGAACTTAAGCCAGTTAAAAGGCTTACGTTCTAATATAAAAATATTTGCATCAGAACTAGTACAAGATGCTAATGCAGATATATCGTTTAAAATCACAAAGAAAAGTCCACAATTATATGCTGAGGGTACTTGGGTGCAATTTTTATTCTTGCTGAAATTTTGGATGGAAGATACCAGTGCAGGGTTTGAGAAAACGGATTTAGCTATTGAAAAATCTGTAAAAACAATTTTTGATGTTTTTGAAAATACCCCTCTAGAGAGTATCATAGATTTTGGCAAATTCTTGTATAAGGAAAAATTTGCTTAACTCTTATTTTTAAACCTAACCACCATATACTGTTTTGAACACTTTTAACTAAAAGTACTTTATGAAAACATTAGATAAAATTCCAACAGGTAAGATAGAAAGAGCAGGAAAGCTTGTGAAAACAGGCGTTAAGATTGGTGGTAACTATGTAAAATATTACAGCAAAAAGTTAGTAAATCCTGAGCTGTCAAAAGATGAATTGAATGAGGATAATGCGGGTGATATCTATGACGGACTCAAAAGTTTAAAGGGTAGCGCGCTTAAAGTGGCTCAAATGTTAAGCATGGAGAAAAATATTCTACCAAGTGCTTATGTAGAGAAATTTTCATTATCACAATTTTCTGTTCCGCCACTATCTGCACCTTTAGTGCGTAAAACGTTTAAAAAATATTTAGGAAAATATCCAGAAGAGGTTTATGATACTTTTGATAAAGATTCTATAAATGCAGCGAGTATAGGTCAAGTGCATAAGGCTACCAAAGATGGAAAAACCTTGGCAGTAAAAATTCAGTACCCAGGAGTGTCAGAAAGTATATCTAGTGATTTGGCTATTGTTAAACCTATAGCTATACGCATGTTCAACTTAAAAGGGAAAGATTCAGATAAATATTTTAAAGAAGTAGAGAATAAACTGGTAGAAGAGACCAATTATATTCTTGAAATGAGACAGAGTCAGGAAATTACAAAAGCATGCGCTGTAATTCCGAATATGGAATTTCCGGAATATTATCCAGACTTGTCTAGTGAACGAATCATTACCATGGATTGGATGAATGGTTTGCATTTAAGTGAGTTTGCTAAAACAAGTTTTACTGCTGCAGAAGGAAATAAATTGGGGCAGGCTTTATGGGACTTCTATATGTTCCAAATTCATGGACTTAGAAAGGTTCATGCAGATCCGCATCCAGGAAATTTTCTAGTAAGTAAGAGCAATACACTTATTGCTATAGATTTTGGTTGCATTAAAGAAGTGCCAGATGAGTTCTATATTCCTTATTTTGAACTTGCAAAGAAAGAGGTTATTGAAAATGATTCGCACTTTATGGAAAAACTGTACGAATTGGAGATTCTGACCCCTACAGATTCTGAAGAAGAAATTACATTTTTCAAAGCCTTATTTAAAGAGATGTTACTGTTGTTTACATCGCCTTTTAATGGAGATACTTTTAATTTTGGTTCTGATGATTTTTGGCTTCAAATAGCTGATTTGAGTCAGCGGTATTCTAAAGATGATCAGATAAGAAAAATGAATGGCAATAGAGGTTCAAAGCATTTCTTATACATGAATAGAACGTTCTTCGGACTCTTTAATTTACTTCACGATTTAAAAGCTAAGGTTGAGGTGAATAATTTTAGACAGTATTTAGATTAAAACGATAAGTTATAAGCTCCAAATTAGATGTAAATGTCAGTTGTATGTTCATCATATTTCTGACGTTTAATTTGTTACGATACAAACTAAATATATAATTCTATATTGATTTTACAACATTGTAGAATAATCCTTAAATTGCGTTCTTGTTTATTTAATTCGTAACTTAAATAAATGTATAATAAACAGATCAGATAACTAAACTGTATGTATAATTCGAAAATTATAGGCTTAGGACATTACGTTCCTGAAAACGTTGTGACTAATGATGATTTATCAAAGGTCATGGATACTAATGATGCGTGGATTCAAGAAAGAACAGGTATTAAAGAAAGACGTCATGTTATAAAAGGCGATGGCGATACTACCACTACAATGGGGGTTAAAGCTGCTAAAATCGCTATTGAAAGAGCAGGTATAGATAAAGATGATATTGATTTTATTGTATTTGCGACCTTAAGTCCAGATTATTATTTTCCTGGCCCAGGTGTCTTAGTGCAACGAGATTTAGGTATTAAAACAGTAGGAGCCTTAGACGTAAGAAATCAGTGTTCTGGTTTTGTTTACGCTATTTCTGTTGCCGATCAGTATATTAAAACAGGCATGTATAAGAATGTTTTAGTTATTGGATCAGAATTGCATTCTCATGGTTTAGATATGTCTACACGTGGTAGAGGTGTTTCTGTAATTTTTGGTGATGGAGCAGGGGCTGCGGTTTTATCAAGGGAAGAAGATAACAGCAAAGGAATCTTATCTACACATTTGCATTCTGAAGGGCAACATGCAGAGGAATTATCTTTGATAGCTCCAGGAATGGGAAAAAGATGGGTGACAGATATTATAGCAGATAATGATCCTAATGATGAATCTTATTTTCCATATATGAACGGTCAATTTGTATTTAAAAATGCAGTAGTCCGTTTTAGTGAAGTGATTATGGAAGGCTTAGGAGCAAATAAATTAGCGCCAACAGATATTGACCTACTGGTGCCACATCAGGCAAATTTGAGAATTTCTCAATTCATTCAGAAGAAATTTAAATTATCAGATGATCAAGTTTTTAATAATATTATGAACTACGGGAATACTACAGCCGCTTCAATTCCAATTGCTTTAACTGAGGCTTGGGAACAAGGCAAAGTAAAAGAAGGAGATTTAGTTGTACTAGCCGCATTTGGTAGTGGTTTTACATGGGGTAGTGTTATTATCCGCTGGTAATATCTATAAAATTATACTTTAAAAAAAGCCCTAACATAACTGTTGGGGCTTTTTCATTAAGCTTGGTTTTTTTTAAACCAAAAATTCTTTTAAATGATGACCGGATTCATATTATAAAATTCCGCCCCCACCTTCCTTGGTATTGTTGTCTCTATTTTTTCGTTTGCTAGCTTTATTTTTCCCGCTACCAAACATGTAGGATAAGCCCGCGTATACGGTTCTGCTTTCCCAATTAAATTCTCCAGTAGAGGCGTAAGGTCTTGTGCTGTCAAAAGCAAACCGCATGGTGTTGAATACATCGTTGAAGTTTAAGCTAAACGTTCCTTTTCCTTCAGCAAAACTGTAGCGAGCTCCTGTATTTACAAAATACATAGACTTTACATCAAACTGTATATTTTTATTAGCACCACGATAAAAGCCAAATACCTGAAAGCTTAAGTTTTTAGTCGCATTGAAGCTGTTATTCATTCTAAAATTCCAAGCTGTATTCTCTACTTGAACTTCTTCTATCACAATGTCATCAACGGTAGCATCAGGGTTTTCTGTAGGTAATGTTTCTGTAATGCCTCTTTGTGTTTGTGAGAATAAATCAAAACTACCATTAATACTCCACCAAGTTAAAGGTTTGTAGTTTAAAGATGCTTCCATTCCGTAGGCGGTGGTATTGTCAAAATTATCATAGGTTAAAATAAGTTTGTTTAAATCCAAACGGTCTACATATACAGCCCGGTTGATTTCATCTTTAATTTGGCGGTAGAAAACACCTGTAGTAATACTACCTTTTTCTAAGCGTTTGGTGTAGTTAACTTCGTAAGAATTGGTAAACTGCGGCACTAAACTTTGGTTTCCAAAAGAAGATATTAGTGGAGTAGACCATTCTCTTATAGGGTTTACTTGTTGCAATCCTGGTCTGTCTACACGGCGACTTAAACTAAATTGAAGCTGGTTTTTGTCATTGGGGGCATAGGTAACGTATGCAGAAGGATATAGCTGTGTATATTTGTCAGAAAACGATCGTATGTTATTAGTATCGGCTTTCACTTCCACATTTTCTACACGCAGTCCTGCCTGATAAGACCATTTTTTGTAATTCTGACCAAAAGTAGCGTAGGCAGAATAGATATCCATACCGTAAACAAAATCTGTGTCTGGAGTTGGT encodes:
- a CDS encoding MauE/DoxX family redox-associated membrane protein, producing the protein MNYPFHLYLLAAIYVFAGVMHFIKPKTYLRIMPRYLPNHKLLVSLSGIAEIALGIGLCFPATKNLSIYGIIAMLTVFLLVHFYMLSGEKQSAGIPKWILILRIPLQFGLMYWAYYYLIY
- the htpG gene encoding molecular chaperone HtpG, which gives rise to MATGKINVSVDNIFPLIKKFLYSDHEIFLRELISNATDATLKLKHLTSIGEASVEYGNPIIEVKVDKEGKKIHIIDQGLGMTEDEVKKYINEVAFSGAEEFLDKYKDSAKDSGIIGHFGLGFYSAFMVASKVEIITKSFKDEPAVHWSCDGSPNFDLEPSDKTDRGTEIVLHVADDSTEFLEDNRISELLSKYNKFMPVPIKFGTRTETLPKPEGAKEEDEAPTEEVDNIINNPTPAWTKQPADLETKDYQEFYRELYPMQFEEPLFHIHLNVDYPFHLTGILYFPRLTNDLNSQKDKIQLYQNQVYVTDNVEGIVPEFLMMLRGVVDSPDIPLNVSRSYLQSDGAVKKISSYITRKVADKLSSLFKDNREDFEAKWNDIKIVIEYGMLSEDKFFEKADKFALYPTVDGKFFTFDELQEKIKANQTDKDGKLVILYASDKEAQHSYIQTAKDKGYEVLLLDSPIISHLMQKLETSKENISFTRVDSDHIENLIKKDEAQISKLSDEEKETLKKVLEETIANKSYTIQLEAMDSAASPFIITEPEFMRRMKEMQQTGGGGMFGMGNMPEMYNLTVNTNSELVSEILTTKTAKKKERLINQSLDLARLSKGLLKGEELTNFIKRSYEMVK
- a CDS encoding DUF885 family protein, which encodes MKKILIISLCLFGLYSCKEEAKKEPAVAMHNTEFDTVLEDYFEESLKLYPLNATSQGDARYNDILPNFLSDEFIASENKFYSNYKQKLAEIKEESLTPSQQMSKEILLWECDRNLERLGFREELLPINQMWTMQLMMGQLASGASSQPFKTVADYDNWLKRLDAYTTWLASAKTRMEEGIKTGHVLPKALVTKVTPQLKDMTESDLDKHLFFSPIKSIPESFSDVDTDRLTEAYSAMISEKIIPAYQNLYDYMNSEYMDAARTTSGIEGIPNGKEYYDYSIKLYTTTDMTADEIHQLGLSEVARISSEMEKIKKDVGFEGDLKAFFDFVRNKKELMPFTSPEQVIENFNKIHERMKPQVDKLFGKQPKTPFEVRRTEAFREASASAEYNPGSIDGTRPGIFYTPIPDVTKYNMYSDEDLFLHEAIPGHHFQISLTQENEDLPKFRKTLWYSAYGEGWALYTESLGKELGLYTDPYQYFGMLGAEMHRAIRLVVDTGLHSKGWTREEAIQYSLDNEAESEAGITSEIERYMANPGQALSYKIGQLKIMELRAKAEKELGDKFDIKAFHNQVLETGCVPLALLEKKINTWISNSK
- a CDS encoding TMEM43 family protein; the protein is MAVAILIPVSFFLVVFGITYLYYSTRNRERMALIEKGTDASIFNKGRSENASPVWKIFILNFALLLIGIGLAIFIASVLVATIGVLSEVAYPGTIFLMAGISLLVGFFVSKKLSN
- a CDS encoding RNA polymerase sigma factor; its protein translation is MNKRHDQHYIDETLRGDAQAFSVLINTYKHMVFTVALKITNNRENAEEVAQDTFVKAYHSLATFKGASKFSTWIYKITYYGALDYLKKNNRRIKTSTIESDHDINLSELTNVLDELELKDRQNCIKESLDQLGAEESVLVTLHYFEELSLQEISDIINIPANTIKVRLYRIRKKLAGILEKKLTPEAIKSYGRK
- a CDS encoding MOSC domain-containing protein; amino-acid sequence: MKVISTNLGKSTTIQWNGKEEQTGIYKYPTSEAIQLLKEDVAKDTVIDRKHHGGTNKACYLYSADQYPYWKNLYPDLTWDWGMFGENLTIEGLNESELRIGDTYKIGTALVQITQPREPCYKLGIRFNDSKIIKQFVQHNYPGTYIKILEPGAVTAGDEMVLISQSENSLTINQYYQFLFSKNKDPEVVQLILSNDALPEYKKERLRNSLKTQ